A window of the Microvirga terrae genome harbors these coding sequences:
- a CDS encoding CheR family methyltransferase: MTEAEFEALRVFLKARSGLALSPDKRYLVESRLSSVCTRFKLETLSHLVREIRTGRAIALEKATIEAMTTNETFFFRDKTPFDLFQDVLLPKYIKERATSRRLRIWCAAASSGQEPYSLAMLLKEASARMPGWHIDIVASDISTEVLEKAKAGFYNQFEVQRGLPIRLLVKYFTQVGDQWQIAPEIRAMVDFRYLNLLDDFGRLGPFDIVYCRNVLIYFDAPLKADVLRRISTIMAADGSLLLGASETVLGVTDALTLDPAHRGLYSKSPVASAPKMVAIGAR; this comes from the coding sequence ATGACCGAGGCCGAATTCGAAGCCCTGCGCGTCTTCCTGAAGGCCCGGTCCGGCCTGGCGCTGTCTCCCGACAAACGCTACCTGGTCGAAAGCCGCCTCTCGTCCGTGTGCACGCGCTTCAAGCTCGAGACCCTCTCGCACCTCGTGCGGGAGATCAGGACCGGCCGCGCGATCGCGCTCGAAAAGGCGACGATCGAGGCGATGACGACGAACGAGACCTTCTTCTTCCGGGACAAGACACCGTTCGATCTCTTCCAGGACGTCCTGCTGCCCAAGTATATCAAGGAGCGGGCGACCAGCCGCAGGCTGCGGATCTGGTGCGCGGCGGCGTCCAGCGGCCAGGAGCCGTATTCGCTGGCAATGCTCCTGAAGGAGGCCTCCGCCCGCATGCCGGGTTGGCACATCGACATCGTGGCGTCCGACATTTCCACCGAGGTGCTGGAGAAGGCGAAGGCCGGCTTCTACAACCAGTTCGAGGTGCAGCGCGGATTGCCGATCCGCCTCCTGGTGAAGTACTTCACGCAGGTGGGCGACCAATGGCAGATCGCCCCGGAGATCCGCGCCATGGTGGATTTCCGCTACCTCAACCTGCTCGACGATTTCGGCCGCCTCGGCCCGTTCGACATCGTCTATTGCCGCAACGTGCTGATCTATTTCGACGCGCCTCTCAAGGCGGACGTTCTGCGCCGGATCTCCACCATCATGGCGGCGGACGGCTCGCTCCTGCTCGGAGCGTCCGAGACCGTGCTCGGCGTCACGGACGCCCTGACCCTCGATCCGGCCCATCGCGGGCTCTACTCCAAGTCTCCGGTGGCGAGTGCCCCGAAGATGGTCGCCATCGGCGCGCGGTAG
- the flhA gene encoding flagellar biosynthesis protein FlhA has product MEASEVTAPGRGRDLAFAGAVVGILAILFLPIPPIAIDMGLALSVALSVLILMVALWIQKPLDFSAFPTVLLIATLLRLALSIASTRLILSDGHKGVDAAGHVISGFSQFVMSGDFVIGIVVFIILITVNFLVITKGATRIAEVGARFTLDAIPGKQMAIDADLSAGLIDEKDAQKRRRELEEESAFFGSMDGASKFVRGEAVASLITIAVNIFGGIVIGVTRHGMPLSKAADVFVQLSVGDGLVSQIPALVVSLAAGLLVSKGGTRGQAQQAVLGQLGAYPRALMVAAALMFVFAIVPGLPMLPFLVLGCCMGFIAYSIPKQRAEQEAKAQAKLAQEQQKTLLESRDTVKESLKLAEIELCLGKHLASHLTSSHGDLAHRVSKMRKKFAQDYGFVLPDVKLSDSLMIPPKSYQIKIHGTVIATQEVRPGDLLVVLGDGPMPDVPGDEVREPAFGMKAMWVSDVYLSEIKRQGFQAVDGASVLLTHLSEVIRNNLPQLLSYKDVRNLLDGLDSEYKRLLDDICPSQISYSGLQSVLKLLLAERVSIRNLSLILEAIAEIAPHARRAEQLVEHVRVRIAQQICGDLAEGGALNVLRLGNKWDIAFHQSLKRDAKGDVVEFDIDPRLVEQFGTEASDAIKTRMGQVHTFAVVTAPDARPYVRMIIERMFSSLPVLSHLEIARGVEVNSLGTIS; this is encoded by the coding sequence ATGGAAGCAAGTGAAGTGACAGCCCCGGGGCGTGGCAGAGACCTGGCATTCGCCGGCGCGGTCGTCGGCATTCTCGCCATCCTCTTTCTTCCGATCCCGCCGATTGCGATCGATATGGGCCTCGCCCTCTCGGTTGCCCTCTCCGTCCTGATTCTGATGGTGGCGCTCTGGATCCAGAAGCCCCTCGATTTCTCGGCTTTTCCTACCGTCCTCCTCATCGCAACTTTGTTGCGACTTGCGCTGAGCATCGCGTCGACCCGTCTCATCCTGTCCGACGGCCATAAAGGCGTCGACGCGGCCGGCCACGTGATCAGCGGCTTCTCGCAGTTCGTGATGAGCGGCGACTTCGTCATCGGCATCGTGGTCTTCATCATCCTGATCACGGTCAACTTCCTGGTGATCACGAAAGGCGCAACCCGTATCGCGGAAGTGGGCGCGCGCTTTACGCTCGACGCCATTCCCGGCAAGCAGATGGCCATTGATGCCGATCTGTCGGCCGGACTCATCGACGAGAAGGACGCTCAGAAACGCCGGCGTGAGCTCGAAGAGGAAAGCGCCTTCTTCGGATCCATGGACGGCGCCTCCAAGTTCGTTCGCGGCGAGGCCGTCGCGAGCCTGATCACGATCGCCGTCAACATCTTCGGCGGCATCGTCATCGGGGTCACGCGCCATGGCATGCCTCTGTCCAAGGCCGCCGACGTCTTCGTCCAGCTCTCCGTGGGTGATGGACTTGTCAGTCAGATCCCGGCGCTCGTCGTCTCCCTGGCCGCAGGCCTTCTGGTGTCGAAGGGCGGTACGAGAGGACAGGCACAGCAGGCCGTGCTCGGGCAGCTTGGCGCCTATCCCCGGGCCCTCATGGTTGCCGCCGCTCTGATGTTCGTCTTCGCGATCGTGCCTGGCCTGCCGATGCTCCCGTTCCTGGTGCTCGGCTGCTGCATGGGCTTCATCGCCTATTCGATTCCCAAACAGAGAGCCGAGCAGGAAGCAAAGGCTCAGGCCAAGCTCGCGCAGGAACAGCAGAAGACCCTTCTGGAGTCCCGGGATACGGTCAAGGAATCCCTGAAGCTCGCTGAGATCGAGCTCTGCCTGGGCAAGCATCTGGCCTCCCATCTCACCAGTTCCCATGGGGACTTGGCTCATCGCGTCAGCAAGATGCGCAAGAAGTTCGCTCAGGATTACGGCTTCGTGCTGCCGGACGTGAAGCTCTCCGACAGCCTCATGATCCCGCCCAAGAGCTACCAGATCAAAATCCACGGAACCGTCATCGCGACGCAGGAAGTTCGCCCGGGCGATCTTCTCGTCGTGCTCGGCGACGGACCGATGCCCGACGTGCCGGGTGACGAAGTGCGGGAGCCGGCCTTCGGCATGAAGGCCATGTGGGTGTCGGATGTCTATCTGAGCGAGATCAAGCGGCAGGGATTCCAGGCCGTCGATGGAGCGTCGGTCCTCCTCACTCACCTGAGCGAGGTGATCCGCAACAACCTGCCGCAGCTTCTGTCCTACAAGGATGTGCGCAATCTGCTGGATGGCCTGGACTCCGAGTACAAGCGCCTGCTCGACGACATCTGCCCCTCGCAGATTTCCTATTCCGGGCTCCAGTCGGTCCTGAAACTCCTGCTGGCGGAGCGGGTCTCGATCCGCAACCTGAGCCTCATCCTCGAGGCGATCGCCGAGATCGCCCCCCATGCCCGCAGAGCCGAGCAGCTGGTGGAGCATGTGCGGGTCCGGATCGCCCAGCAGATCTGCGGCGATCTCGCTGAGGGCGGCGCTCTGAACGTCCTCAGGCTCGGCAACAAATGGGACATCGCATTCCATCAAAGCCTGAAGCGGGACGCCAAGGGCGACGTGGTCGAGTTCGACATCGATCCCCGGCTCGTGGAACAGTTCGGGACCGAGGCGTCCGATGCCATCAAGACCCGCATGGGTCAGGTTCATACCTTCGCGGTCGTGACGGCGCCGGATGCGCGCCCCTACGTGCGCATGATCATCGAGCGCATGTTCTCGTCCCTGCCGGTTCTCTCGCATCTCGAAATTGCCCGCGGCGTGGAGGTCAATTCGCTTGGTACGATCTCGTGA
- the flgD gene encoding flagellar hook assembly protein FlgD has product MNVSSISNNIATQRTAATETSSTASYDNFLKLLLTQMKNQDPTEPMKSTDYMAQLATFSQVEQTVKSNSKLDALLSSSTWAQADSVIGRTVSTADGKISGEVLSVTIASDGAVAKLKGGEQILLGPGIVVS; this is encoded by the coding sequence ATGAACGTCTCCTCAATCTCAAACAACATCGCAACGCAGCGGACGGCCGCGACCGAGACGTCCTCGACGGCGAGCTACGACAACTTCCTGAAGCTGCTGCTCACGCAGATGAAGAACCAGGATCCGACCGAGCCCATGAAGTCGACCGACTACATGGCCCAGCTCGCGACCTTCTCCCAGGTCGAGCAGACCGTGAAGAGCAATTCCAAGCTCGATGCGCTGCTTTCGTCCTCGACATGGGCCCAGGCCGACAGCGTCATTGGCCGCACTGTCTCGACCGCTGACGGCAAGATCTCCGGCGAGGTCCTGTCCGTCACGATCGCCAGCGACGGCGCGGTGGCCAAGCTCAAGGGCGGAGAACAGATTCTCCTCGGGCCTGGCATCGTGGTGAGCTGA
- the fliR gene encoding flagellar biosynthesis protein FliR produces the protein MSQLTPEILLAIFLIFCRIGGCLMMAPGFSSSRIPMQVRLFIGLATSLALAPVLLDKVQAGIASQAPAAVLVYIGSELLTGILIGLLGRVYFFALQSMLSAVAMALSFSMPGTPIDEAEPLPAISSFIMMVATAVLFLSDLHWEVFRGLVDSYSRLAMGEGLGTRLSLTQLVDQIGIAFVLALRISSPFILYSVIVNLAVGLTNKLTPQIPVYFLATPFVMVGGLLIVYFAASDYVLLFMEAFSTWLRNG, from the coding sequence GTGAGCCAGCTGACACCCGAGATCCTGCTGGCGATCTTCCTGATCTTCTGCCGGATCGGCGGATGCCTGATGATGGCGCCCGGATTCTCGAGCAGCCGGATTCCGATGCAAGTCCGCCTCTTCATCGGCCTGGCCACCAGCTTGGCGCTGGCTCCGGTCCTTCTCGATAAGGTTCAGGCCGGCATCGCGTCCCAGGCGCCTGCGGCCGTCCTGGTCTATATCGGCTCGGAGCTCCTGACCGGAATCCTGATCGGCCTGCTGGGACGCGTATACTTCTTCGCCCTGCAATCCATGCTGAGCGCCGTCGCGATGGCGCTGAGCTTCAGCATGCCGGGCACCCCGATCGATGAGGCGGAGCCCCTTCCTGCGATCAGCTCGTTCATCATGATGGTGGCAACGGCCGTCCTGTTCCTCTCCGATCTTCACTGGGAAGTGTTTCGCGGCCTCGTCGACTCCTACTCGCGGCTTGCCATGGGCGAGGGACTGGGCACGAGGCTGTCGCTGACGCAGCTGGTCGACCAGATCGGCATCGCGTTCGTGCTTGCCCTGAGGATCAGCAGCCCCTTCATCCTCTATTCCGTCATCGTCAATCTCGCGGTCGGGCTGACGAACAAGCTCACGCCCCAGATCCCGGTGTACTTCCTGGCGACCCCCTTCGTCATGGTCGGCGGGTTGCTGATCGTGTACTTCGCCGCCAGCGATTACGTGCTCCTCTTCATGGAGGCATTCTCAACCTGGCTTCGGAACGGATAG
- a CDS encoding protein-glutamate methylesterase/protein-glutamine glutaminase translates to MSHSPLSQTGPAPGRLTRVMIVDDSAVIRGMIGRWLTEAGGFDIVATASNGRMAVDAAERSKPEIILLDIEMPEVDGLAALPMILKAHPASKVIVISTLTQRNAEISLKCLSLGAVDYLAKPESARAAGAAADFRRDLVDKLRALGETKARPARTFAAPAPTVVSPAPAPLARPSATRPQCLLIGSSTGGPRAVERVLLDLKPALATIPVLIVQHMPAMFTAVFAEHLQTLLSVPAREGRDGDVVAPGTILVAPGGRHMGVVSSGGKTTIRLNDGPPENFCRPAVDVLFREAAAIYGASALAVVLTGMGSDGTQGARFLTKAGATVIAQDEATSIVWGMPGSIVKAGLAHDILPLESIGRSLKGLITGASK, encoded by the coding sequence ATGTCCCATTCTCCCTTATCCCAGACAGGCCCCGCTCCTGGCCGCCTCACCCGCGTGATGATCGTCGACGACAGCGCGGTGATCCGCGGGATGATCGGCCGATGGCTCACGGAAGCCGGCGGCTTCGACATCGTGGCGACCGCGTCGAACGGCCGGATGGCCGTCGATGCGGCGGAGCGCTCGAAGCCCGAGATCATCCTGCTCGACATCGAGATGCCGGAGGTTGATGGCCTCGCGGCCCTGCCGATGATCCTGAAGGCGCATCCGGCCAGCAAGGTGATCGTGATCTCGACCCTCACCCAGAGGAACGCCGAGATCTCCCTGAAATGCCTCTCGCTCGGCGCTGTCGATTATCTGGCGAAGCCGGAGAGCGCCCGCGCGGCCGGCGCGGCGGCGGATTTCCGCCGCGACCTCGTGGACAAGCTCCGGGCCCTGGGCGAGACGAAGGCCCGCCCGGCGAGAACCTTCGCGGCGCCCGCGCCGACCGTCGTTTCCCCGGCGCCCGCTCCGCTTGCGCGGCCGAGCGCCACCAGGCCGCAATGCCTCCTCATCGGGTCGTCCACGGGCGGTCCGCGCGCCGTCGAGCGCGTGCTCCTCGATCTGAAGCCGGCGCTGGCCACCATCCCGGTGCTGATCGTCCAGCACATGCCGGCGATGTTCACGGCCGTCTTCGCCGAGCACCTGCAGACGCTGTTGTCCGTTCCGGCCCGCGAGGGGCGTGACGGAGACGTGGTGGCGCCCGGCACGATCCTGGTCGCTCCCGGCGGACGGCACATGGGCGTGGTGTCGTCCGGCGGCAAAACGACGATCCGTCTCAACGACGGGCCGCCGGAGAATTTCTGCCGCCCGGCCGTCGACGTGCTGTTCCGCGAGGCCGCCGCCATCTACGGCGCCTCGGCGCTCGCCGTCGTGCTGACCGGCATGGGCTCGGACGGCACGCAGGGCGCGCGCTTCCTCACCAAGGCGGGCGCGACCGTGATCGCCCAGGACGAAGCGACGAGCATCGTCTGGGGCATGCCGGGCAGCATCGTGAAGGCGGGCCTCGCCCATGACATCCTTCCCCTGGAATCCATCGGCCGTTCCCTGAAGGGCCTCATCACCGGAGCGTCGAAATGA
- the flaF gene encoding flagellar biosynthesis regulator FlaF produces the protein MYRFSYAEVVEDAPRECRQREYEVFERAIGLLKAAEGRPSRSPEVNDAMEFLQRLWTAFVQDLAHPDNELPDKLKAQLISIGFWVMRESSRVALGEHNDLNALIDINTMIQEGLR, from the coding sequence ATGTATCGATTTTCATATGCAGAAGTTGTCGAAGACGCTCCTAGAGAATGCCGGCAGCGTGAATATGAGGTCTTCGAACGTGCGATCGGACTCCTGAAGGCTGCCGAGGGGCGGCCTTCCAGATCGCCCGAGGTGAATGACGCGATGGAATTCCTCCAGCGCCTGTGGACAGCCTTCGTCCAGGACCTGGCGCATCCCGACAACGAGTTGCCCGACAAGCTTAAAGCCCAGCTCATCTCGATAGGGTTCTGGGTCATGCGCGAGTCCAGCCGCGTAGCGCTGGGCGAGCACAACGACCTGAACGCGCTTATCGATATCAACACCATGATCCAGGAGGGCCTGAGATGA
- a CDS encoding response regulator, giving the protein MTYCLIIDDSRVIRKVSRDIVESLDCRVSEAENGEAGLKACQNEMPDVILLDWNMPVMDGYSFLKALRSTPEGRSPKVVFCTTENGLDHITRALEAGADEYVMKPFDKDILAAKLQGLGVLSATHSA; this is encoded by the coding sequence ATGACCTATTGCCTGATCATTGATGACTCCCGCGTAATCCGAAAGGTATCCCGCGACATTGTCGAGAGCCTGGATTGTCGCGTCTCCGAAGCCGAGAACGGGGAGGCGGGCCTCAAAGCCTGCCAGAACGAGATGCCGGACGTGATCCTCCTCGATTGGAACATGCCCGTCATGGACGGCTACAGCTTCCTCAAGGCGCTGCGCAGCACGCCGGAAGGCCGGTCCCCGAAGGTGGTCTTCTGCACGACGGAGAACGGCCTCGACCATATCACGCGTGCGCTGGAAGCGGGCGCGGACGAATATGTCATGAAGCCGTTCGACAAGGATATCCTCGCCGCCAAGCTCCAGGGGCTCGGTGTTCTTTCAGCAACGCATTCGGCGTGA
- a CDS encoding flagellar hook-associated family protein: MKTTFISTVTLWNSPRSSLDRLQESLTKANTELTTGRHADVGLALGYKVGESLSLRQQRTEIDTLTSSNGLAIQRLKTTTSALDGIRESATKFRDALVGLPANPPVETVKGQAAAYMSSLIGNLNVSIGGQFIFGGINTKAAPANDYAGGSPVSLKGVVATAFSAPAASGGFGFPQNNPLASGISATDMEAFLDGPFKQIFEGADWNKLSNASDQNIQSLISPTEKVETSTNANSTPVRQIAMAYAMVFDLGIEALSPEARNVVFTKAIAVLSTAISGLIDVQAGIGTAQARTETANQRMELQKSIFDERIGGLEAVDPTEAKVRVDQLMTQIQTSYSLTAQLKQLSLINYL, translated from the coding sequence ATGAAGACGACATTCATCTCGACGGTGACGCTGTGGAACTCCCCTCGATCGTCGCTCGACAGGCTTCAGGAGAGCCTCACGAAGGCCAACACGGAGCTGACGACAGGCCGGCATGCGGATGTCGGGCTCGCTCTTGGATACAAGGTCGGAGAGTCGCTGTCCCTGCGCCAGCAGCGAACTGAGATCGACACGCTGACCAGCAGCAACGGATTGGCCATCCAGCGCCTCAAGACGACGACGTCTGCCCTGGACGGGATTCGCGAAAGCGCCACCAAGTTCCGGGATGCCCTGGTGGGACTGCCGGCCAACCCTCCCGTCGAGACGGTCAAGGGCCAAGCCGCGGCCTACATGAGCAGCCTCATCGGAAACCTCAATGTCTCGATCGGCGGCCAGTTCATCTTCGGGGGTATCAACACGAAGGCGGCGCCGGCCAACGACTATGCCGGCGGCAGCCCGGTCTCGCTCAAGGGGGTGGTTGCGACCGCATTCTCCGCGCCTGCGGCATCGGGCGGCTTCGGCTTTCCTCAGAACAACCCGCTCGCCTCCGGGATCTCGGCCACCGATATGGAGGCCTTCTTGGACGGGCCGTTCAAGCAGATATTCGAAGGTGCCGACTGGAACAAGCTTTCCAATGCATCGGACCAGAACATCCAGAGCCTGATCTCGCCGACGGAGAAGGTCGAGACATCGACCAATGCGAATTCAACGCCCGTCCGTCAGATCGCCATGGCATACGCAATGGTCTTCGACCTCGGGATCGAGGCGCTCAGTCCCGAAGCGAGAAACGTCGTGTTCACGAAGGCGATCGCGGTGCTTTCGACAGCCATCAGCGGCCTGATCGACGTCCAGGCGGGGATCGGAACAGCACAGGCGAGAACCGAGACCGCCAACCAGAGGATGGAGTTGCAGAAGTCGATCTTCGACGAACGCATCGGAGGGTTGGAGGCCGTCGACCCCACGGAAGCAAAGGTCCGTGTCGATCAACTCATGACGCAAATCCAGACCTCCTACTCCCTGACTGCTCAGCTCAAGCAGCTGAGCCTCATCAACTATCTCTAG
- a CDS encoding flagellar biosynthetic protein FliQ: MNEVDALELVRAAIWTVIIAAGPAVAAAMIIGIVIALVQALTQIQEVTLTFIPKIIAILVVALVTASFVGSQIFAFTELVYGKIVTGF, from the coding sequence ATGAACGAGGTCGATGCCCTGGAGCTTGTCCGGGCAGCCATCTGGACCGTCATCATTGCGGCAGGGCCGGCAGTTGCCGCCGCAATGATCATCGGCATCGTCATCGCGCTTGTTCAGGCGCTGACGCAGATCCAGGAGGTCACCCTCACTTTCATCCCGAAGATCATCGCCATTCTGGTGGTCGCGCTCGTCACCGCTTCCTTCGTCGGATCGCAGATCTTTGCCTTCACCGAACTGGTCTACGGCAAGATTGTAACAGGGTTCTAG
- a CDS encoding flagellar protein FlgN, producing METAALMARDLSNLDEFNRRKSQCLLEISRIVRTAEIHALDQKATKRLQDLQAKIETNQDILRRHMQAVQEVASIISTAIQSAESDSTYSVHMNKAGFGA from the coding sequence ATGGAAACCGCTGCTCTCATGGCGCGCGACCTGTCGAACCTGGACGAGTTCAACCGGCGCAAGAGCCAATGCCTGCTCGAGATCAGCCGGATCGTCCGCACGGCCGAGATCCACGCGCTCGATCAGAAGGCGACGAAGCGGCTGCAGGATCTCCAGGCCAAGATCGAGACCAACCAGGACATCCTGCGGCGCCACATGCAGGCCGTTCAGGAGGTCGCGAGCATCATCTCGACGGCGATCCAGAGCGCTGAATCCGACAGCACATATTCGGTGCACATGAACAAGGCGGGCTTCGGCGCATGA
- the flgK gene encoding flagellar hook-associated protein FlgK — MSLSVAYNTARSSLLASQSQMATVSRNITGASDPSYSRKIAALVTQGGAARVVTLRASDAALLSKMLETTSDAATQKALLEGLEKLSQTVGDTELDESLAARIGALDSALKQYANAPDNSQYARAFVTAATNMASSLNQATSAVQAIRLEADGKIADSVARINDLLAKFEKANQQVVSGSALGADVTDAMDTRDNLIAQLSEEIGVTVVPRAGNDIALYTDSGVPLFDKTARQVKFDQTNVYAPGTTGKAVYIDGIQVTGAEALMPLNSGNLVGLVAVRDDVAVTYQRQLDELARGLIETFAEKHQTDASKPDLPGVFTVAGATSVPAPPATTGLAGLIRVTDEIDPTKSATGTFANIRDGGINGAAYRYNPDPDNAAFSGRLYGLVGEISKERTFDKTLGLGETVSLREFAQGSASWVESSRQSADQSLNYRNTLLGHASEALSNATDVNEDDETALMLQLEKSYSASAKLISVIDQMIKTLLNAVG, encoded by the coding sequence ATGTCTCTGTCAGTAGCCTACAACACGGCGCGTTCATCGCTCCTGGCGTCGCAATCGCAGATGGCGACGGTCTCACGCAACATCACCGGCGCGTCCGATCCAAGCTATTCACGCAAGATCGCGGCACTGGTGACTCAAGGGGGCGCGGCCCGCGTCGTGACGTTGAGAGCAAGCGATGCGGCGCTGCTGTCGAAAATGCTCGAGACTACGTCCGACGCAGCAACTCAGAAGGCGCTGCTGGAGGGGCTGGAGAAACTGAGCCAAACCGTGGGCGACACGGAACTCGACGAGTCTCTCGCCGCCCGCATCGGAGCCTTGGACAGTGCCCTCAAGCAATATGCCAATGCTCCGGACAATTCGCAGTACGCCCGGGCCTTCGTCACGGCGGCCACCAACATGGCATCCAGTCTGAATCAGGCCACATCGGCCGTTCAGGCCATCCGGCTGGAAGCCGACGGCAAGATTGCGGACTCCGTCGCCCGCATCAACGACCTTCTGGCGAAGTTCGAAAAGGCTAACCAGCAGGTCGTGAGCGGTTCAGCCCTCGGGGCCGACGTCACCGACGCCATGGACACCCGGGACAATCTGATCGCTCAGCTGTCCGAGGAAATCGGCGTGACTGTTGTGCCGCGTGCCGGCAACGACATTGCCCTCTATACCGATAGTGGCGTTCCGCTGTTCGACAAGACAGCCAGGCAGGTCAAGTTCGACCAGACAAACGTTTACGCTCCCGGCACAACCGGTAAGGCCGTGTACATTGACGGCATTCAGGTGACCGGTGCGGAGGCCCTGATGCCTCTTAATTCCGGCAACCTCGTCGGGCTGGTGGCGGTGCGGGACGATGTCGCCGTGACATACCAGCGGCAGCTCGACGAACTCGCGCGCGGCCTCATCGAGACTTTTGCTGAGAAACATCAGACCGACGCATCCAAGCCCGATCTCCCGGGTGTCTTCACGGTTGCAGGCGCAACCAGCGTTCCCGCACCGCCGGCGACGACAGGTCTGGCAGGCCTGATCAGGGTCACGGACGAGATCGATCCCACGAAGAGCGCAACTGGAACCTTCGCGAACATTCGCGATGGCGGGATCAATGGCGCGGCTTACCGCTATAATCCCGATCCGGACAATGCGGCCTTCTCCGGTCGTCTGTACGGACTTGTCGGAGAGATTTCGAAGGAGCGGACGTTCGATAAAACACTCGGTCTGGGAGAGACGGTGTCCCTGCGGGAATTTGCTCAGGGATCCGCCAGCTGGGTCGAGTCCTCGCGTCAGAGCGCCGACCAGTCGCTGAATTACCGGAATACTCTTCTGGGACATGCATCGGAAGCGCTCTCGAACGCAACCGATGTCAATGAGGATGATGAAACCGCCCTGATGTTGCAGCTCGAGAAATCCTACTCGGCTTCCGCGAAGCTGATCTCGGTGATCGATCAAATGATCAAGACGCTCCTAAACGCGGTGGGCTAG
- the flbT gene encoding flagellar biosynthesis repressor FlbT yields the protein MKAKMRFSLKAGERIFINGAVLTVSQKVTLSLLNEARFLLESHVLQVTDATTPMRQLYFVVQSLLINPQEAGKVTGAFRKLHDALITVATDEGVKDSLRKVGDLVEADRTFDALKLIRTLFEPIEAHPSAPAEAAAVQAA from the coding sequence ATGAAAGCCAAAATGAGATTCTCCCTGAAGGCCGGGGAGCGCATCTTCATCAACGGCGCCGTTCTCACCGTGAGTCAGAAGGTGACCTTGAGCCTCCTGAACGAGGCCCGCTTCCTCCTGGAAAGCCATGTCCTCCAGGTCACGGATGCGACGACTCCGATGCGCCAGCTCTACTTCGTCGTGCAGTCGCTCCTGATCAACCCTCAGGAAGCCGGCAAGGTCACGGGCGCGTTCCGCAAACTGCACGATGCTTTGATCACGGTCGCGACCGATGAAGGCGTGAAGGATTCGCTTCGCAAGGTCGGGGACCTCGTGGAAGCGGACCGCACGTTCGATGCGCTGAAGCTCATCCGCACCTTGTTCGAGCCGATCGAGGCTCATCCCTCCGCACCCGCTGAAGCCGCCGCGGTTCAGGCAGCCTAA
- a CDS encoding rod-binding protein produces MAISPPSDIVNDVARAADPARYQAAAQKLLDGASAVDGASFEDAVKSVAGQPLMASGADVYTLRNSLRNDAESAGAARSKKAHQEFEAYILQTFVESMLPKDAENTYGKGNAGSIWKSMMAEQIGAQISKAGGIGIAQHVLGSRVTGPSSDIPAPRPIPPFSTKI; encoded by the coding sequence ATGGCGATCAGCCCGCCCTCCGATATTGTCAACGACGTCGCAAGAGCGGCGGATCCCGCACGCTACCAGGCGGCCGCGCAGAAGCTCCTCGACGGCGCGTCCGCGGTGGACGGAGCCAGCTTCGAGGACGCGGTGAAGTCAGTGGCCGGCCAGCCTCTCATGGCGTCCGGCGCGGATGTCTATACCCTGCGCAATTCGCTTCGCAACGACGCCGAGTCGGCCGGCGCCGCCCGGTCGAAGAAGGCGCACCAGGAGTTCGAGGCCTATATTCTTCAGACCTTCGTGGAATCCATGCTCCCGAAGGATGCGGAGAACACCTACGGCAAGGGCAATGCGGGCTCTATCTGGAAATCCATGATGGCCGAGCAGATCGGCGCGCAGATTTCGAAGGCGGGCGGCATCGGGATCGCGCAGCATGTCCTCGGATCCCGGGTGACCGGACCGTCCTCCGACATCCCGGCTCCTCGGCCGATCCCGCCGTTCTCGACCAAGATTTGA